In Bacteroidia bacterium, a genomic segment contains:
- a CDS encoding TraB/GumN family protein, giving the protein MMPNANTTMAMARFTTKLVRIVFLVLFSPMLTSTAQNRPEIIDLQSRPVTVQATQSILWEITKPGLEKPSYVYAILHLVPADNFFIPAEINHYIQFSDKLVMEVDPAEYDPDYLYRGAVPFDSTLDLIFDKKTFEKLENFVMDTLSPASQGKLFNRYSPNALARQIITDYCLGYLEKEEPIDYESYLAKAISLPLKTLNTGWTRATWQEDEFSIREQAVNLLFTIKEKDSLCVLYDEYLMAYRRQDLDALSMLAQEVPDLGWNAHDFVEARNRDWIKSLDWQLKRESLFIVVHAVQLPGEFGLLHLLRKAGYEVNPILLRIPPYKNDPQRYANPKK; this is encoded by the coding sequence ATGATGCCCAATGCAAACACAACAATGGCTATGGCCCGTTTTACCACAAAACTCGTACGAATTGTTTTTCTTGTTCTATTTTCGCCAATGCTGACTTCGACGGCTCAAAACCGACCGGAAATCATTGACCTTCAAAGCCGCCCCGTAACGGTTCAGGCAACCCAGTCCATTCTCTGGGAAATCACCAAACCCGGTCTTGAAAAGCCCTCCTATGTCTATGCGATTCTCCACCTGGTACCGGCTGATAATTTTTTTATACCGGCAGAAATCAATCATTATATTCAATTTTCAGATAAGCTGGTGATGGAAGTCGATCCGGCAGAATACGATCCCGACTATCTCTATCGCGGGGCGGTTCCCTTTGACTCTACCCTTGACCTGATTTTTGATAAAAAGACCTTTGAAAAGCTGGAGAACTTTGTTATGGATACCCTTTCCCCAGCCAGTCAGGGAAAACTTTTCAACCGCTATTCACCGAATGCCCTTGCCCGGCAAATCATTACCGATTATTGCCTGGGATATCTGGAAAAAGAAGAACCCATTGATTATGAATCCTACCTCGCCAAGGCGATTTCTCTTCCACTCAAAACGTTAAATACCGGCTGGACCCGCGCTACGTGGCAAGAGGATGAGTTTTCTATACGGGAACAGGCAGTCAACCTGCTATTTACGATAAAGGAAAAAGATAGCTTATGTGTGTTGTATGACGAGTACCTCATGGCTTACCGGAGACAGGACCTCGATGCACTCTCTATGCTTGCGCAGGAAGTACCGGACCTGGGGTGGAATGCCCACGATTTTGTGGAAGCAAGAAACCGCGACTGGATAAAATCCCTGGACTGGCAACTTAAGCGGGAAAGCCTGTTTATTGTCGTTCATGCGGTACAACTTCCGGGCGAATTTGGACTCCTGCATCTGCTGAGAAAAGCGGGCTATGAAGTCAACCCGATTCTGCTTCGGATTCCTCCCTATAAAAACGATCCGCAACGATACGCAAACCCTAAAAAATGA
- a CDS encoding TraB/GumN family protein produces the protein MKHLLLLILVLTGSGYIPPIYAQTSESQEEVAVPTEEESGLFWKITRDDLAQPSYLYGTIHIIPKDSFFLLPHVEENLALAQRLVLEIPLDMNASAMLSSTMQMFIPEGKTLKALMDPEDYAFLTQFMQDSISTPLPFYQRIKPIFISQHISTSYCFPQEMESYELYFSSKCKADNKPVSGLETISEQMQYLNNMTMEEQIASLVSVIRNPRQGCLEFGEMIAMYRKQDLTSLMKMMGESEDVSEHLDQLLDARNQKWIAKIESFVKAESVFIAVGAGHLGGPNGVVNLLKKQGYTVVPIR, from the coding sequence ATGAAACATTTATTGTTGTTGATCCTCGTACTGACTGGAAGTGGTTATATTCCCCCAATCTATGCCCAAACTTCCGAATCCCAGGAAGAGGTAGCAGTACCCACAGAAGAGGAAAGCGGGCTTTTCTGGAAGATCACGAGAGATGACCTGGCACAACCCTCTTACCTCTACGGCACCATTCATATTATTCCCAAAGACTCATTTTTCCTGTTACCTCATGTAGAAGAAAACCTCGCCCTGGCTCAACGCCTGGTTTTGGAAATTCCGCTGGATATGAATGCCAGCGCGATGCTGAGCTCTACCATGCAAATGTTTATTCCTGAAGGGAAAACGCTCAAGGCGTTGATGGATCCCGAGGATTATGCCTTCCTTACCCAGTTTATGCAGGATAGTATTTCCACGCCCCTACCCTTCTATCAGCGGATCAAACCTATTTTTATTAGCCAGCACATTTCTACCAGTTACTGTTTTCCTCAGGAAATGGAGTCTTACGAGCTCTATTTTTCTTCGAAATGCAAAGCAGACAACAAACCTGTTTCCGGGTTGGAAACCATTAGCGAACAAATGCAATATCTCAATAATATGACCATGGAAGAACAGATCGCATCGCTGGTGAGTGTAATCCGCAATCCCCGGCAAGGTTGTCTGGAATTTGGCGAGATGATTGCTATGTACAGAAAACAGGATCTTACCTCCCTGATGAAAATGATGGGGGAAAGTGAAGATGTAAGCGAACATTTGGACCAGCTACTGGATGCCAGAAATCAGAAATGGATTGCAAAGATTGAATCTTTTGTAAAAGCCGAAAGTGTATTTATTGCTGTAGGCGCAGGACATCTGGGCGGTCCGAATGGAGTGGTAAACCTCTTAAAAAAACAGGGATACACGGTTGTTCCCATACGATAA
- a CDS encoding PAS domain S-box protein: MGVAGKNEGKYSGNRSLTIGGSRNPLRIALFLIAIIGISVGFLIKTQYPRILLPEKLFYPVVALPGVIALLSFVISHIRRRLIDYSFVSFVLIYLLLIFLAFHNHLGTYFAATLVAAQILLNISFRKIPEFLLVAVASLILYAVLAFSFEELKIHPNLFLSVMGFATIGSGIFVWLNQKPEVQPKESVAEKNDIPDIQLPNTPQSELQVDEQENPGIVLPEPASETPASIIYQEIFDASAEGILILAPETYIPTLANLQASRFLGYSATELCQKPITSFFEESESRKLTTCFEQTLEGKKPTIEVKTKNIHDEWQLRTATSSFILLGGEFRIMLVIRDVEEEVSAAMARNLADRLFQEEALRQSEQKYRTLVERMNEGLILTDNDETILFVNNRLCEIMGMRREDVVGKRSFDVLMGENTRQLIEHKSILRRQGISDQYELQTTRQDGETIWLLIAGTPYVDPNEDLIGTIAIVTDISDRKLTEIKLQEKNNELDAFVYKASHDLKGPLASIIGVTNIAREEVKDSSAHRYFDLITKSARRLDGILTELLDLTRINKASLVIESVDIHALVEEIIHSLRHLPQSEKTEFITDIQIEQPFPSDKKMLVSILQNLIVNAVNYQDLRKEQPQVKISAFLRNEKAVFKVEDNGVGIPEKIQGRVFEMFYRGNTLSKGSGLGLYLVKSALEKLNGTIELQSEPGAGTLFTVTIPPQEELLLTADTIQDT; the protein is encoded by the coding sequence ATGGGCGTCGCAGGCAAAAACGAAGGAAAATATTCCGGTAATCGGTCACTGACAATCGGAGGTAGTCGCAATCCGCTGCGTATTGCGCTGTTTCTTATCGCCATCATTGGCATAAGCGTAGGCTTTTTGATAAAAACCCAATACCCGAGGATTCTTTTGCCCGAAAAACTGTTTTACCCTGTCGTGGCGCTTCCCGGAGTGATTGCACTGTTGTCTTTTGTTATTTCCCATATCCGCCGCAGGCTCATTGATTACAGCTTTGTATCATTTGTGCTGATTTACCTGCTGTTGATTTTCCTCGCTTTCCACAACCATTTGGGGACTTATTTTGCGGCAACGCTGGTAGCGGCTCAGATTCTGCTCAATATTTCTTTTCGGAAAATACCCGAATTTTTACTCGTTGCCGTTGCCAGTCTGATTCTTTATGCAGTATTGGCGTTTTCTTTTGAAGAACTAAAAATCCATCCCAATCTTTTTCTCAGTGTCATGGGATTTGCCACGATTGGCAGCGGGATTTTTGTCTGGCTAAACCAAAAACCGGAAGTACAACCGAAGGAATCAGTCGCAGAAAAAAACGACATACCAGACATTCAACTACCCAATACGCCGCAGTCAGAACTACAGGTCGATGAGCAGGAAAATCCCGGGATTGTATTGCCAGAACCAGCATCTGAGACGCCGGCATCCATTATTTACCAGGAAATCTTTGACGCATCGGCTGAAGGTATTTTGATCCTTGCCCCCGAAACATACATCCCCACCCTGGCCAATCTTCAGGCAAGCCGTTTTTTAGGTTATTCCGCCACCGAACTTTGCCAAAAACCAATCACCTCTTTTTTTGAAGAGTCAGAATCCCGAAAACTTACAACATGCTTTGAGCAAACACTGGAAGGGAAAAAACCAACCATAGAAGTAAAAACAAAAAATATTCATGACGAATGGCAGCTCCGTACCGCCACTTCAAGCTTTATTCTGCTGGGAGGGGAATTTCGGATCATGCTTGTGATAAGGGATGTGGAGGAAGAAGTAAGTGCCGCGATGGCGAGAAACCTGGCAGATCGCCTGTTTCAGGAAGAAGCCTTGCGGCAGAGTGAGCAAAAATACCGGACATTGGTGGAAAGGATGAATGAAGGGCTCATCCTGACCGACAACGACGAGACCATTCTGTTTGTCAACAACCGCTTATGCGAAATCATGGGCATGCGGCGGGAAGATGTGGTGGGAAAACGATCGTTTGACGTACTCATGGGGGAAAATACCCGGCAGTTAATTGAACATAAGTCCATTCTTCGCAGACAGGGAATCTCCGACCAATACGAACTACAGACTACCCGACAGGACGGAGAGACGATCTGGTTGCTGATTGCAGGCACGCCCTATGTAGATCCCAACGAAGATCTGATTGGAACCATCGCCATTGTGACCGATATCTCTGACCGAAAGTTGACAGAAATTAAATTACAGGAAAAAAACAATGAACTGGATGCTTTCGTGTATAAGGCCTCCCATGACCTGAAAGGGCCACTGGCTTCTATCATAGGAGTAACCAATATTGCAAGGGAAGAAGTGAAAGACAGTTCTGCCCACCGGTATTTTGACCTGATTACCAAAAGTGCCCGACGACTGGATGGAATTCTGACAGAACTGCTTGACCTAACCCGCATCAACAAAGCCAGTCTTGTCATAGAATCTGTCGACATTCACGCATTGGTGGAGGAAATTATCCATAGTTTACGCCATCTCCCTCAATCAGAAAAAACAGAGTTTATCACAGATATTCAAATCGAACAACCTTTCCCCAGTGATAAAAAGATGCTGGTGTCCATTCTCCAAAATCTGATCGTAAACGCAGTAAATTATCAGGATCTCCGGAAAGAACAACCACAAGTAAAGATCAGCGCTTTTTTGAGAAATGAAAAAGCGGTTTTTAAGGTGGAAGACAATGGTGTGGGAATTCCCGAAAAAATCCAGGGCAGAGTTTTTGAAATGTTTTACCGGGGCAATACCCTTTCCAAAGGTTCGGGCCTCGGTTTGTACCTCGTCAAAAGCGCTTTGGAAAAACTCAATGGAACTATTGAACTGCAATCAGAACCCGGAGCAGGAACATTGTTTACCGTAACGATTCCCCCACAGGAAGAACTACTTCTTACGGCAGATACTATTCAGGACACATGA
- a CDS encoding helix-hairpin-helix domain-containing protein, translating into MPVREGLTFTNAHKKGLFVLSIVILVLTAGTVSIRQLSKEENLSLEFAEPFFTSPVYTRDSASRLDINLADSAQWVSLKGIGPILAKRILNYRRSLGGFSSIEQVAQVYGLSQETFETIAPYLFVNEITAPAKPVYTHAGNSRSAEEYPLLDINLASAEELKKLPGIGDVLSERIVRYRSSLKGFESVEDLGAVYGLKPETLSDIRDYLYVNTMTLSEIRKNSPEIHDLLADNSAKQEEPDPGIRSLNDLPFEELTGNGYSRGNDAASGSAKIRALDLNTADSAELITLPGIGAVLSGKIIRYRNKVGYFFDVSQLRDIYGLSEENYQRMSPYLYIGSIENYPKQDLNTVYFRVLAAYPAIDLSLAETITQHRKKTGRFDSWDEVARVKNMTPEALEVLKAYFKI; encoded by the coding sequence ATGCCAGTGAGAGAAGGACTGACCTTCACAAATGCTCATAAAAAGGGTTTATTTGTTCTTTCCATCGTGATACTTGTCCTGACAGCCGGGACAGTCAGTATCCGACAACTTTCGAAAGAAGAAAATCTTTCGTTAGAATTTGCTGAACCCTTCTTTACATCACCTGTTTATACCCGGGACTCTGCGTCCAGGCTGGATATTAATTTGGCCGACAGTGCGCAGTGGGTCTCACTTAAAGGAATTGGCCCCATACTGGCCAAACGAATCCTTAATTACCGCCGTTCACTGGGAGGCTTTTCTTCTATTGAGCAGGTGGCACAGGTCTATGGCTTATCCCAGGAGACCTTTGAAACAATAGCCCCCTACCTGTTTGTCAATGAAATCACCGCTCCGGCAAAACCGGTCTATACCCATGCCGGGAATTCCCGGTCGGCAGAAGAGTATCCCTTGCTGGATATTAACCTCGCTTCAGCCGAAGAGTTGAAAAAACTTCCGGGTATAGGAGATGTATTAAGTGAAAGAATTGTTCGCTACCGAAGCAGCCTCAAAGGCTTTGAATCTGTCGAAGATCTGGGTGCCGTTTATGGCCTGAAACCAGAAACACTAAGTGATATTCGCGATTATCTTTATGTCAATACCATGACCCTTTCTGAGATAAGGAAAAATAGTCCCGAAATTCACGATCTTCTGGCTGATAATAGCGCCAAACAGGAAGAACCTGACCCGGGCATTCGCTCGCTCAATGACTTGCCCTTCGAAGAGCTGACCGGTAATGGTTACTCCCGGGGAAATGATGCCGCATCGGGTTCTGCAAAAATCAGGGCATTGGATCTCAATACCGCTGATTCTGCGGAATTAATCACACTGCCGGGGATTGGCGCAGTACTCTCCGGAAAAATCATCCGGTACAGAAATAAAGTAGGCTATTTCTTTGACGTTTCCCAACTCCGGGACATCTATGGACTTTCAGAGGAAAATTATCAGCGGATGAGCCCCTACTTGTATATCGGCAGCATCGAAAATTATCCAAAGCAAGATCTCAATACCGTCTACTTCAGGGTATTGGCCGCATACCCCGCGATTGATCTTTCTCTCGCAGAAACCATTACCCAGCATCGAAAAAAAACGGGAAGATTTGATTCCTGGGATGAAGTCGCCAGGGTTAAAAATATGACGCCCGAGGCGCTGGAAGTCCTGAAAGCTTATTTCAAAATCTGA
- a CDS encoding adenine phosphoribosyltransferase: MNLTEALKSHIREVPDFPLPGINFKDISPVFLNPDLIRETAIELGNHWKDDRITKVIGIDSRGFLFGPQMAAELEAGFVMVRKKGKLPPETLSVTYELEYGTATLESVKKALEPGDRVIIHDDLLATGGTALAAAKLANQLGAEVVGFSFLVWLTFLPGYHRLQAISPHIHTLVSYDQ, encoded by the coding sequence ATGAACCTTACCGAAGCGCTGAAAAGCCATATACGGGAAGTACCGGATTTCCCACTCCCCGGCATTAATTTTAAAGACATTTCCCCGGTTTTCCTCAATCCTGACCTCATCAGGGAAACAGCCATAGAACTGGGAAATCACTGGAAAGACGATAGGATTACCAAAGTCATTGGCATCGACAGCCGAGGGTTTCTGTTTGGGCCCCAAATGGCCGCAGAATTGGAAGCCGGTTTTGTTATGGTCCGAAAAAAAGGAAAACTTCCGCCTGAAACACTTTCGGTAACTTATGAGTTGGAATACGGAACCGCGACGCTTGAGTCTGTGAAAAAAGCACTGGAACCCGGAGACCGCGTGATTATTCACGACGATCTGCTGGCAACAGGAGGTACGGCACTTGCGGCAGCCAAACTCGCCAATCAACTGGGCGCAGAAGTTGTTGGATTTAGCTTTCTGGTTTGGCTCACATTTTTGCCCGGGTATCATCGACTTCAGGCTATTTCGCCCCATATACATACTCTGGTCAGTTACGACCAATAA
- a CDS encoding acyl-CoA dehydrogenase family protein, producing MNSAIDYAASGLDFQLSENQQMITDMIRRYGEERLRPVIMEYDESQEFPIQIFKELGEMGLMGVLVPEAYGGSGFGYFEYITVISEVARFCGGIGLSLAAHNSLCTGHILKFGNEEQKQRYLPKLATAEWIGAWGLTEANTGSDAGNMRTVAVEDGDYYVLNGSKNFITHGKSGNVAVVIARTGEPRARNNATAFIIEKGTPGFTHGKKENKLGMRASETTELVFQDCRVHKSQILGKVGEGFKQSLVVLDGGRISIAALGLGIAKGAFEASVKYAKERQQFDKPIFEFQAISFKLAEMQTKIAAGELLTFKAADLINRKQPVSKESAMAKLYTSEMAVWVANEAVQIFGGYGYIKDFPVEKYYRDAKLCTIGEGTSEIQKLVIARSVLN from the coding sequence ATGAACTCCGCGATTGACTATGCTGCCTCAGGCCTTGATTTTCAACTCAGTGAAAATCAACAAATGATCACCGATATGATCCGCCGGTATGGGGAAGAACGCCTACGTCCGGTCATCATGGAATATGATGAATCCCAGGAATTTCCGATCCAAATATTTAAAGAACTGGGAGAAATGGGCCTGATGGGCGTGCTGGTTCCCGAAGCTTATGGAGGTTCTGGTTTCGGATATTTTGAATATATCACTGTCATCAGCGAAGTGGCCAGATTTTGTGGAGGAATCGGGCTTTCGCTCGCAGCCCACAATTCGCTTTGCACAGGGCATATTCTGAAATTTGGCAATGAAGAACAAAAACAGAGATACCTGCCCAAACTGGCCACTGCCGAATGGATTGGCGCATGGGGACTGACGGAAGCCAATACGGGATCGGATGCAGGAAATATGCGTACGGTTGCCGTTGAAGATGGCGATTATTATGTGCTCAATGGCTCCAAAAATTTTATCACTCATGGCAAATCCGGCAATGTTGCAGTGGTAATTGCCAGAACCGGAGAGCCCCGTGCGAGAAATAATGCCACAGCTTTTATTATAGAAAAAGGAACCCCGGGTTTTACCCATGGCAAAAAAGAAAACAAACTCGGAATGCGCGCCTCCGAAACTACCGAACTCGTATTTCAGGACTGCCGCGTTCACAAGTCCCAGATATTGGGAAAAGTAGGTGAAGGGTTTAAACAGTCGCTCGTTGTGCTGGATGGCGGGAGAATTTCTATTGCAGCACTCGGGCTGGGTATCGCCAAAGGCGCATTTGAAGCCAGCGTCAAATATGCAAAAGAACGACAGCAGTTTGATAAACCCATTTTTGAATTTCAGGCGATTTCCTTCAAACTCGCTGAAATGCAGACAAAAATTGCGGCAGGCGAATTATTGACGTTTAAAGCAGCCGATTTGATCAACCGGAAACAGCCCGTTTCAAAAGAATCGGCGATGGCCAAACTTTATACCAGTGAAATGGCGGTTTGGGTGGCCAATGAAGCCGTTCAGATTTTTGGCGGCTACGGATATATCAAAGACTTTCCGGTGGAAAAATACTACCGCGACGCAAAGTTGTGTACCATAGGCGAAGGCACATCCGAGATACAGAAACTGGTCATTGCCAGGTCTGTACTCAACTAG
- a CDS encoding transglycosylase SLT domain-containing protein, which yields MKFSIGDKMADLGGIFLAHIFKLPVLIFFLLMKTTTVGYDFLRTTGIPWFRKESVAAFRYLLQKSREAWRSFSFREMFHLIRIQGKWVAVTSGAISIVGFIFIGLDFEGLYAPVRLSERLYLIEHADPYVADMDKFEEKVKEVARSLDVPPEWLMAVMYSESKLNPSVINRRGSGATGLIQFMVPTVRELNDRLGTNYYMSDVRKMEAHQQMELVREYLQTVRERYGEYESLTDLYLAILYPKALEFGPTYVLYAKPTKMYNQNVGLDENKDGSVTVTDISDRMRRLFPTAFYKMK from the coding sequence ATGAAATTTAGCATCGGAGATAAAATGGCAGACCTGGGCGGGATTTTTCTGGCCCATATTTTCAAATTGCCGGTGTTGATCTTTTTCCTGCTGATGAAAACCACCACAGTAGGTTACGATTTTCTTAGAACTACAGGGATACCCTGGTTTCGCAAAGAATCTGTCGCAGCTTTCAGGTATCTCCTGCAAAAAAGCCGCGAAGCCTGGCGAAGTTTCTCTTTCCGAGAAATGTTTCACTTAATACGCATTCAGGGAAAGTGGGTCGCCGTAACAAGCGGGGCGATCTCCATCGTAGGTTTTATCTTTATTGGATTGGATTTCGAGGGATTGTATGCACCCGTAAGATTGTCTGAAAGACTTTATCTGATCGAACATGCAGATCCGTATGTAGCGGACATGGACAAATTTGAGGAGAAAGTCAAAGAAGTAGCCCGCTCGCTGGATGTTCCGCCTGAATGGCTGATGGCAGTCATGTATTCCGAATCAAAATTAAACCCCTCGGTAATCAACCGCAGAGGAAGCGGTGCGACCGGTCTTATACAGTTTATGGTTCCTACTGTCAGAGAGCTCAATGACCGGCTGGGTACCAATTATTATATGAGCGATGTCCGGAAAATGGAGGCACATCAACAAATGGAGCTCGTGAGAGAATATTTACAAACGGTCAGAGAGCGATATGGTGAATACGAAAGCCTGACTGATTTGTATCTGGCGATTCTTTACCCCAAAGCGCTGGAGTTTGGCCCCACCTATGTCCTTTATGCCAAACCCACCAAAATGTACAACCAAAACGTAGGGCTCGACGAAAACAAAGATGGATCGGTAACGGTAACAGATATCAGTGACCGCATGCGGCGGTTATTTCCAACGGCTTTTTATAAAATGAAATAA
- the metX gene encoding homoserine O-acetyltransferase has translation MQTHFFHYQQPFQLESGEILPELTLAYATLGTINPARDNIVWFCHALTANAIVPEWWPGMIGDGLLFDPARDFLICANMPGSCYGSTNALSVNPATGEPYYHTFPLLTNRDIARAFDLLRQHLKIERIRLILGGSLGGQQALEWAILQPEVFDYLIPIATNAQHSPWGIAFNESQRLAIQADVTWKNSRPDAGLAGMRAARSVALLSYRGYGAYSATQQESTDEKTDDFLASSYQRYQGDKLVKRFHAFSYWALSKAMDSHHVGRGRGGVETALQAIRAKTLVIGLDSDILFPVNEQKLLAEHIPGAIYREISSDFGHDGFLIETEKLTKLIRAFGLS, from the coding sequence ATGCAGACACATTTTTTCCATTATCAACAACCGTTTCAACTGGAATCAGGGGAAATCCTGCCGGAATTGACACTTGCCTACGCAACATTGGGTACGATCAATCCTGCGCGGGATAATATTGTCTGGTTTTGTCATGCCCTTACCGCCAATGCCATTGTGCCTGAGTGGTGGCCGGGAATGATTGGCGATGGGTTACTGTTTGATCCCGCCCGTGATTTTCTGATTTGTGCCAATATGCCGGGCTCGTGTTACGGTTCTACGAATGCTTTATCTGTCAATCCGGCGACGGGAGAACCCTATTATCATACATTCCCCCTGCTTACCAACCGGGATATTGCCCGTGCATTTGACCTGCTGAGACAACACCTGAAAATCGAGCGAATCCGTTTGATTTTAGGTGGTTCACTGGGCGGGCAACAGGCACTGGAGTGGGCCATTTTGCAGCCTGAAGTTTTTGACTATCTGATCCCTATTGCGACGAATGCTCAACATTCTCCCTGGGGAATTGCCTTCAATGAATCGCAGCGGCTGGCGATACAAGCGGATGTCACATGGAAAAACTCCCGCCCGGATGCCGGTCTGGCAGGTATGCGCGCGGCTCGTTCTGTTGCCTTGCTTTCCTATCGGGGCTATGGGGCTTATTCTGCCACCCAACAAGAATCTACTGACGAAAAAACAGACGATTTCCTGGCGTCTTCTTATCAGCGGTATCAGGGCGATAAACTGGTGAAACGATTTCACGCATTTTCCTATTGGGCATTATCCAAAGCGATGGATTCGCATCATGTGGGCAGGGGGCGGGGAGGAGTCGAAACAGCGCTTCAGGCCATCCGGGCAAAAACCCTGGTCATTGGGCTGGACTCAGATATTCTTTTTCCGGTGAATGAGCAAAAATTGCTGGCAGAGCATATTCCTGGAGCTATTTACCGGGAAATAAGCTCTGATTTTGGGCATGACGGTTTTTTGATCGAAACAGAAAAGTTGACCAAGCTGATCCGGGCGTTTGGGTTATCATGA
- a CDS encoding O-acetylhomoserine aminocarboxypropyltransferase/cysteine synthase, with product MSQNYRFETLQLHAGQEVDETTRSRAVPIYQTTSYVFKDTDHAANLFALKEFGNIYTRIMNPTTDVFEKRIAALEGGVLAVATSSGQAAQFLALNNILSAGDNFVSTSYLYGGTYNQFKVAFKRLGIEVRFADGDKVSSFEKLIDENTKAFYVESIGNPEFNIPDLEALGKLAQKYDIPLVVDNTFGAAGYLIRPLEYGAHVVTHSATKWIGGHGTTIGGVLVDGGNYNWGNGKYPQFSEPSEGYHGLIFSEVFGPNGPFGNIQFAIRARVEGLRDFGPAISPFNSFLLLQGLETLSLRVQRAVDNTLSLAKWFEAHPLVEKVNYAGLESSPYFDLGKKYAPNGAGAVLSLILKGDKAQAETFVNSLKLVSHLANVGDSKTLIIHPASTTHQQLSDAEQLASGVKPTLLRVSVGIEHIDDIIGDFKQAFSTVFQPVSS from the coding sequence ATGAGTCAGAATTATCGTTTTGAAACACTCCAGTTGCACGCTGGTCAAGAAGTAGATGAAACTACCCGTTCGCGTGCCGTCCCTATTTATCAGACTACATCGTATGTCTTTAAAGATACTGATCATGCAGCCAATCTCTTTGCATTGAAAGAATTTGGCAATATCTACACCCGGATCATGAACCCAACCACGGATGTCTTCGAAAAGCGGATTGCCGCGCTTGAAGGAGGGGTATTGGCGGTGGCTACAAGTTCCGGACAAGCTGCGCAGTTTCTCGCACTCAACAATATTCTTTCTGCGGGAGACAATTTTGTATCAACTTCTTATCTCTATGGCGGTACGTACAATCAGTTTAAAGTGGCCTTTAAAAGGCTGGGTATTGAAGTACGCTTTGCTGACGGAGATAAGGTAAGTTCCTTCGAAAAACTGATCGATGAAAATACGAAAGCGTTTTACGTTGAATCCATCGGGAATCCGGAATTTAATATCCCTGATCTCGAAGCGCTCGGCAAACTGGCGCAGAAGTACGATATACCCCTCGTCGTGGATAACACCTTTGGGGCAGCTGGGTATCTGATTCGCCCGCTCGAATATGGGGCACATGTTGTGACACATTCTGCCACAAAATGGATAGGTGGTCATGGCACAACCATCGGCGGGGTGCTGGTTGATGGCGGAAACTATAACTGGGGAAATGGAAAATATCCGCAGTTTAGCGAACCTTCTGAAGGGTATCATGGCCTGATTTTCAGCGAAGTATTTGGCCCCAACGGTCCGTTTGGGAATATCCAGTTTGCAATTCGTGCCAGGGTAGAAGGGCTTCGCGATTTTGGCCCCGCCATTTCGCCTTTCAATTCTTTCCTTCTATTGCAAGGGCTGGAAACACTTTCTCTGCGCGTTCAACGTGCCGTAGATAATACACTTTCTCTGGCAAAATGGTTTGAAGCGCACCCGCTGGTCGAAAAAGTAAATTATGCCGGTCTCGAAAGCAGTCCATATTTTGATCTCGGTAAAAAATATGCACCCAATGGCGCCGGTGCTGTTCTTAGCCTGATCTTAAAAGGGGATAAAGCGCAAGCGGAGACTTTTGTCAACAGCCTGAAGCTGGTAAGCCATCTTGCCAATGTCGGCGATTCAAAAACGCTGATTATTCACCCGGCTTCCACTACGCACCAGCAGTTGAGTGATGCCGAACAACTGGCCTCCGGCGTAAAACCTACGTTGCTGCGGGTTTCTGTCGGAATCGAACATATTGACGATATCATCGGTGATTTCAAGCAGGCATTTTCTACTGTTTTCCAGCCTGTGTCCTCATAA